A single Natrinema pellirubrum DSM 15624 DNA region contains:
- the lrp gene encoding HTH-type transcriptional regulator Lrp, with amino-acid sequence MTYENLDSDLVNELLDDGRSSLRSLAEELDVSVTTVSNHLSDLEDEGVIEGYTPKIDYDAVGYDVTAVMQLKAEGNALPEITETLKDHRQMISVYEVTGDYDVIAIGKFKDTDDMNDQIKQLITDPDINQSSTSIVLNAVSENEQFELETDGDS; translated from the coding sequence ATGACGTACGAGAATCTGGATTCCGATCTAGTAAACGAACTGCTCGACGACGGCCGCTCGAGTCTCCGCAGCCTCGCGGAGGAACTCGATGTCTCCGTGACGACCGTTTCGAACCACCTCTCCGACCTCGAGGACGAGGGCGTGATCGAGGGGTATACGCCGAAGATCGACTACGACGCGGTCGGCTACGACGTGACCGCCGTGATGCAACTCAAGGCCGAAGGGAACGCCCTGCCCGAGATCACGGAGACGCTGAAAGACCACCGACAGATGATCTCGGTCTACGAGGTCACGGGTGACTACGACGTGATCGCCATCGGGAAGTTCAAAGACACCGACGACATGAACGATCAGATCAAGCAGTTGATCACCGATCCCGACATCAACCAGTCGAGTACCAGTATCGTCCTCAACGCCGTCAGCGAGAACGAGCAGTTCGAACTCGAGACCGACGGGGACAGCTAA